The Deltaproteobacteria bacterium genome window below encodes:
- a CDS encoding NAD(P)/FAD-dependent oxidoreductase has translation MSKKVAIIGASSAGLFTAHLLARHGLQVEVYEAAEPIKPPKRTLIVTDHFLRLTGPLGADTVVNKINRFELFADGKVASVRLARPDLVIERSALVEKLVEQARESGAHIFAGHRFNSMELNGGTLRFTVVRNNGNTQLVNGSADVLVGADGAFSRVARTAGWPQRKTLPLIQALVKLPKDMSVHTTRVWFLPEETPYFFWLIPHSSMEGALGLIAEDERLGRLALERFLRKKGLQPLEFQSARTPFYSQWVPYKRKIGRNDVYLVGDAGGHVKVSTVGGVVTGLRGALGVAEAILNGGHSSELRALRQELGIHRLIRSGLNGFSQDHYARLLDLVNSSVNHLLSWRSRDEARKLVTQLFLKEPRLLFLGLRGLVQRAIFASGR, from the coding sequence GTGAGCAAGAAAGTAGCGATTATCGGAGCCTCGTCTGCGGGACTGTTCACGGCGCATTTGCTTGCCCGCCATGGTCTACAGGTTGAGGTGTATGAGGCAGCGGAGCCTATCAAGCCGCCCAAACGCACCCTTATTGTGACCGACCATTTTCTCCGTCTCACAGGACCTCTGGGGGCGGACACGGTCGTCAACAAGATCAATCGGTTCGAATTATTTGCTGACGGCAAGGTTGCATCAGTGCGGCTGGCGCGGCCTGATCTGGTCATTGAACGCTCCGCATTGGTAGAGAAACTGGTGGAGCAGGCAAGGGAGAGCGGCGCCCACATATTCGCTGGCCATCGATTCAACAGCATGGAACTTAACGGTGGTACGCTCAGATTCACTGTGGTGCGTAATAATGGGAACACCCAGTTGGTCAATGGATCAGCAGATGTGCTTGTGGGGGCGGACGGAGCCTTCAGCAGGGTTGCTCGAACTGCTGGTTGGCCGCAGCGAAAAACTCTGCCGTTGATACAAGCTCTGGTGAAACTCCCGAAGGACATGTCTGTGCATACCACCAGAGTCTGGTTCCTTCCCGAAGAAACACCATATTTCTTCTGGCTCATACCTCATTCTTCAATGGAAGGGGCTCTTGGGCTGATTGCAGAGGATGAAAGGCTGGGTCGGTTGGCCCTTGAACGTTTCTTGCGAAAAAAGGGCCTGCAACCTCTCGAATTCCAGAGTGCCCGCACTCCCTTCTATAGCCAGTGGGTTCCGTACAAGCGCAAGATCGGAAGAAATGATGTTTATCTGGTGGGAGATGCGGGGGGGCACGTGAAGGTCAGTACTGTGGGGGGCGTGGTCACCGGTTTGCGGGGAGCGCTGGGGGTTGCCGAGGCAATCCTGAATGGTGGGCACAGTTCGGAGCTGCGGGCGCTTCGACAGGAACTCGGCATCCATCGGCTTATTCGTTCAGGTCTCAATGGTTTTTCCCAAGACCACTACGCCAGACTTCTGGATTTGGTGAACTCGTCCGTGAACCATCTACTGAGCTGGCGAAGTCGCGATGAGGCCAGGAAACTCGTTACCCAGCTTTTCCTGAAAGAACCTCGGCTTCTGTTTCTTGGACTGCGGGGACTTGTGCAACGTGCCATATTCGCTTCGGGGCGCTGA
- a CDS encoding radical SAM protein encodes MVHTETRYAIKIKPDKFSLWKNKRPLLTHLDMELTERCNNNCIHCYINLPADNEKARMRELTTEEIKEILEEAACLGCLTVRFTGGEPLLREDFEELYIFARRLGLKVMLFTNATLITPALAELFSRIPPLKAIEISVYGMRKNSYEGVTRTPGSFEAAWRGINLLLQNNIPFVVKSALLPPNKKEVDEFEAWAATIPWMDKPPSYSMFFDLRCRRDSAYKNGSIKALRLSPEEGVRVLSRRQEKYFREMEEFCSKFVGPHGDTLFSCSAGTGGGCVDAYGSFQPCMMLRHPATIYDLKNGFLEDALRNFFPGIRARKPENADYLARCARCFLESLCEQCPAKSWMEHGDLDTPVEYLCEIAHAQARHLGMLADGERAWQVQDWQKRIKKLLRRRPAEGLAGWQNEIIFDI; translated from the coding sequence ATGGTACACACTGAAACCAGATATGCAATAAAGATAAAGCCAGACAAGTTCTCCCTCTGGAAAAACAAGCGTCCTCTCCTGACCCACCTGGACATGGAGCTCACTGAGCGATGCAACAACAACTGCATCCACTGTTATATAAATCTGCCAGCCGACAATGAAAAGGCCAGGATGAGGGAACTTACAACAGAGGAGATAAAAGAGATCCTCGAGGAGGCTGCCTGCCTGGGTTGCCTTACTGTAAGATTCACTGGAGGCGAGCCTTTGTTGAGAGAGGATTTTGAGGAATTGTATATTTTTGCCAGAAGGCTGGGACTCAAAGTCATGCTTTTTACCAATGCAACCCTGATTACCCCGGCTCTAGCAGAGCTCTTTAGTCGTATTCCTCCTTTGAAAGCAATTGAGATCTCAGTATATGGAATGAGGAAGAATTCTTACGAGGGTGTTACCAGGACTCCGGGGTCTTTTGAAGCTGCATGGCGTGGAATAAATCTCCTCTTGCAGAACAATATCCCTTTTGTTGTAAAAAGTGCTTTGCTTCCGCCCAATAAAAAAGAAGTTGACGAGTTCGAGGCCTGGGCGGCTACTATTCCCTGGATGGATAAGCCTCCCTCTTACTCAATGTTCTTTGACCTTCGCTGCCGGAGAGATTCGGCATATAAGAATGGCAGCATAAAAGCGCTGAGACTTTCTCCTGAGGAAGGGGTGAGGGTGCTGAGCAGAAGACAGGAAAAATACTTCAGGGAAATGGAAGAGTTTTGTTCCAAGTTCGTCGGACCACACGGAGATACACTTTTTTCCTGTAGTGCGGGGACTGGCGGCGGTTGTGTGGATGCTTACGGTAGTTTCCAACCTTGTATGATGCTGAGACACCCGGCGACTATCTACGATCTGAAAAATGGTTTTCTAGAAGACGCCTTGAGAAATTTCTTCCCAGGGATCAGGGCACGTAAACCTGAAAACGCCGATTATCTAGCCCGTTGCGCCCGCTGTTTTCTCGAGAGTCTATGTGAGCAGTGTCCGGCCAAATCATGGATGGAGCACGGTGACCTGGACACCCCAGTAGAGTATCTTTGTGAGATTGCCCATGCTCAGGCTCGTCATCTCGGGATGCTTGCAGATGGTGAGAGGGCGTGGCAAGTGCAGGATTGGCAAAAGAGAATAAAGAAGCTTTTGCGAAGGCGGCCTGCTGAAGGGCTGGCAGGCTGGCAAAATGAGATTATATTTGATATTTAA
- a CDS encoding PqqD family protein, protein MSKLVDLDTCYLPSEDIVSREIEGELIIVPIVSGIGDMEDDLYTLNETGREIWRKLDGQKNLRRVVQELTAEFEAPQEEIERDVIGLVGELLRRKMIIEVDKE, encoded by the coding sequence GTGTCAAAATTGGTCGATCTTGATACATGTTATCTTCCTTCAGAAGACATAGTATCTCGAGAAATAGAAGGGGAGCTGATCATCGTTCCTATCGTTTCAGGAATAGGCGACATGGAGGATGATCTGTACACGCTGAACGAAACGGGCAGGGAAATATGGCGAAAACTTGACGGGCAGAAAAACCTGAGGAGGGTAGTGCAAGAATTGACGGCAGAGTTTGAGGCTCCGCAGGAAGAGATCGAGAGGGATGTTATTGGGCTGGTGGGAGAATTGCTGAGAAGGAAGATGATCATCGAGGTCGACAAGGAGTGA
- a CDS encoding radical SAM protein, with protein MTTSYHSSIPLSDFSLWQKVKGKRALTSFDLELTARCNNNCRHCYINVPTDDSIAKAQELTIAEIEEIAGEAVSLGALWCLITGGEPLLREDFFDIYLNLKEKGLLVSVFTNATLITDEHIRIFKKYPPRDIEVTVYGVTRATYERVTRNPGSFAAFTRGLHSLLDSGIKVQLKAMALRSNVAELPQIARFCRERTREYYRFDPFLHLRFDGNVSRNKEILSQRLFPSEIVTLEQADPERLESLHKRCDKLILPESCCGDCNHLFHCGVGSGSFAIGSDGFFRLCSSLYHPECIYDLRKGNLTDAWHNFVPQVRSMQSEREEFREKCGSCSLINLCLWCPAHAYLETGELDAVVDYYCRVAHARAEMLGKLEAGKLAGRG; from the coding sequence TTGACAACGTCCTATCATTCTTCCATACCACTGTCTGACTTTTCTCTCTGGCAAAAAGTCAAAGGCAAACGAGCACTTACTTCATTCGATCTGGAGCTCACGGCTCGATGCAACAACAACTGCAGACACTGTTACATCAATGTCCCCACTGACGATAGCATTGCAAAGGCACAAGAACTCACTATCGCGGAGATCGAGGAAATAGCCGGCGAAGCTGTGTCGCTGGGTGCTCTGTGGTGCCTGATCACTGGTGGCGAACCATTGTTGAGGGAAGACTTTTTTGACATTTATCTCAATCTCAAAGAAAAGGGGCTCCTAGTTTCAGTCTTTACAAATGCAACTCTGATCACAGATGAACATATTAGAATTTTCAAGAAATATCCTCCTCGGGATATAGAAGTGACGGTCTATGGGGTGACCCGGGCCACCTATGAGCGAGTTACCAGGAACCCGGGTTCCTTTGCTGCTTTTACAAGAGGCCTGCACTCTCTCCTCGATAGTGGTATCAAGGTGCAGCTGAAGGCAATGGCGCTTCGCTCCAACGTGGCGGAGTTGCCGCAGATCGCCCGCTTTTGCCGGGAGAGAACCAGAGAATATTACCGCTTTGATCCATTCCTGCACCTGAGGTTTGATGGCAACGTGTCGAGAAACAAAGAAATATTGTCACAAAGGCTTTTTCCATCTGAGATAGTTACCCTGGAGCAGGCGGATCCCGAGCGGCTCGAATCTCTGCACAAGAGATGCGACAAGCTGATCCTGCCAGAGAGTTGCTGTGGCGACTGCAACCACCTCTTTCATTGCGGTGTGGGAAGCGGCAGTTTTGCTATAGGCAGCGACGGATTCTTTCGCCTCTGTTCATCCCTGTACCATCCTGAATGCATCTATGATTTGAGAAAAGGAAATCTCACTGATGCGTGGCACAACTTTGTCCCCCAGGTGCGCAGTATGCAGTCCGAGAGAGAAGAATTTAGAGAGAAATGCGGGAGCTGCTCTTTGATTAACCTCTGCCTGTGGTGTCCTGCACATGCGTATCTCGAGACCGGCGAACTGGATGCAGTGGTGGATTATTATTGCAGGGTGGCTCATGCCAGGGCAGAGATGCTGGGAAAATTGGAAGCTGGTAAGCTTGCTGGTCGCGGTTAG